In Triticum aestivum cultivar Chinese Spring chromosome 5B, IWGSC CS RefSeq v2.1, whole genome shotgun sequence, the following proteins share a genomic window:
- the LOC123110436 gene encoding F-box/LRR-repeat protein 17 isoform X2, translating to MASSDALSVVPAPDAAAAPAQPAVAKKRGSYNCGRCGLPKKGHVCSIPGPPAAGAGAAPAAEHKPRRALHFDEAAAAGGALDATPVAVAYPAPHRPPEKKARVDVVDVDDSEPESGAVVRQGLVAVGSGVRVPGEVVIEVLRRLAPRAVAASAAVSRGWRDCARRVWRGAEELRLRAAGVSTIGTLLPRCPALSRLVLRMESDVDATMLACLAFSCPNMQSLEISMADSAVNRMTGDELTRFISEKKSLTVLKVDCCSGLGFLNINSTSLSTLWLSDLSSLTKSVINCPNLSELSLIFSQQDNDSTDLISMMDSLGRTCSNLRKLHISSIHLCNEAVFALGSANLRGLCMLSLLLGKKITDAAVASIVRSFTSLELLDLSGSCITDNGLGMVSKAFPDTLTRLLLAMCPNITSYGVQVATAQLPLLQLMDCGKSLCANVQPEAPRSYFGDLNGGIRFCSKLQITRKQQPTYQKLIIKHANLKKLSLWGCSGIDALCVNCPELNDLNLNSCINLNPERLLLQCPSLKDVHVTGCRDMLIGAIRNQVLNEFAAAEPRMPCKRLADGSKRVQVPQFMLEQFEDEKWCGESRRSQCAVHI from the exons ATGGCCAGCTCCGACGCCTTGTCCGTCGTCCCCGCgcctgacgccgccgccgcccccgcgcagCCGGCGGTCGCCAAGAAGCGGGGCAGCTACAACTGCGGCCGCTGCGGGCTCCCCAAGAAGGGCCACGTGTGCTCCATCCCCGGCCCCCCTGCCGCCGGGGCTGGGGCCGCGCCGGCCGCGGAGCACAAGCCGAGGCGCGCGCTCCACTTcgatgaggcggcggcggcggggggcgcgcTGGACGCGACGCCGGTGGCGGTGGCGTATCCGGCGCCGCACCGCCCCCCGGAGAAGAAGGCGAGGGTGGATGTGGTGGACGTGGATGATTCGGAGCCCGAGTCGGGTGCTGTCGTGAGGCAGGGGTTGGTGGCGGTCGGCTCCGGCGTGCGGGTGCCGGGGGAGGTGGTCATTGAGGTGCTCCGGCGGCTCGCCCCGAGGGCAGTCGCGGCGTCCGCGGCCGTCAGCCGCGGGTGGCGTGACTGCGCGAGGCGGGTCTGGCGGGGGGCCGAGGAGCTCCGCCTCCGCGCTGCCGGCGTTAGCACCATCGGGACGCTGCTGCCGCGGTGCCCCGCGCTGTCCAGGCTCGTGCTCCGCATGGAAAG TGATGTTGATGCCACAATGCTTGCATGCCTTGCATTTTCCTGCCCAAACATGCAATCTCTGGAGATAAGCATGGCTGATAGTGCAGTCAACCGGATGACTGG GGATGAGCTTACTAGATTTATTTCGGAGAAGAAGTCTCTCACAGTTCTTAAAGTAGATTGCTGTAGTGGTCTTGGTTTTCTTAATATAAACTCTACAAGCCTTTCAACCCTTTGGCTATCAGATCTTTCCTCCCTTACAAAATCT GTCATAAACTGTCCAAATTTGAGTGAACTCTCGCTGATTTTTTCCCAACAAGATAATGATTCTACTGACCTGATTAGTATGATGGATAGTCTGGGCCGCACCtgctcaaatttgagaaaattgcACATCTCCTCAATTCACTTGTGCAATGAAGCTGTGTTTGCTCTTGGGAGTGCTAATCTCAG GGGTTTGTGCATGCTGTCCTTGCTTCTAGGTAAAAAAATAACAGATGCAGCTGTTGCATCTATTGTTCGTTCTTTTACAAGCTTGGAGTTGCTTGATTTAAGCGG ATCTTGTATCACTGATAATGGGCTTGGGATGGTCAGCAAGGCATTCCCTGATACCCTAACTAGACTGCTCCTTGCGATGTGCCCAAATATCACCTCAT ATGGGGTCCAGGTGGCCACAGCGCAGTTGCCACTTCTTCAGCTCATGGACTGTGGCAAGAGCTTATGTGCCAATGTGCAGCCTGAAGCACCCCGATCATACTTTGGTGATCTCAATGGAGGGATTAGGTTTTGCTCGAAACTACAAATCACAAGGAAGCAGCAACCAACTTACCAAAAGTTGATTATAAAGCATGCTAATCTGAAGAAACTCAGTCTTTGGGGCTGTTCTGGAATAGAT GCCCTATGTGTAAATTGTCCAGAGCTGAATGATCTGAACCTCAACTCCTGCATAAATCTGAATCCAG AACGGTTGCTTCTTCAGTGTCCAAGCTTGAAAGATGTTCATGTCACTGGATGCCGTGATATGTTAATCGGAGCAATCAGAAACCAG GTTCTGAACGAGTTTGCAGCAGCCGAGCCTCGCATGCCTTGCAAGCGCCTTGCGGATGGCTCGAAGCGGGTGCAAGTCCCACAATTCATGCTAGAACAG TTTGAGGACGAGAAATGGTGCGGCGAGTCGCGGCGAAGCCAGTGCGCGGTTCACATCTGA
- the LOC123110436 gene encoding F-box/LRR-repeat protein 17 isoform X1: MASSDALSVVPAPDAAAAPAQPAVAKKRGSYNCGRCGLPKKGHVCSIPGPPAAGAGAAPAAEHKPRRALHFDEAAAAGGALDATPVAVAYPAPHRPPEKKARVDVVDVDDSEPESGAVVRQGLVAVGSGVRVPGEVVIEVLRRLAPRAVAASAAVSRGWRDCARRVWRGAEELRLRAAGVSTIGTLLPRCPALSRLVLRMESDVDATMLACLAFSCPNMQSLEISMADSAVNRMTGDELTRFISEKKSLTVLKVDCCSGLGFLNINSTSLSTLWLSDLSSLTKSVINCPNLSELSLIFSQQDNDSTDLISMMDSLGRTCSNLRKLHISSIHLCNEAVFALGSANLRGLCMLSLLLGKKITDAAVASIVRSFTSLELLDLSGSCITDNGLGMVSKAFPDTLTRLLLAMCPNITSYGVQVATAQLPLLQLMDCGKSLCANVQPEAPRSYFGDLNGGIRFCSKLQITRKQQPTYQKLIIKHANLKKLSLWGCSGIDALCVNCPELNDLNLNSCINLNPERLLLQCPSLKDVHVTGCRDMLIGAIRNQVLNEFAAAEPRMPCKRLADGSKRVQVPQFMLEQQFEDEKWCGESRRSQCAVHI; this comes from the exons ATGGCCAGCTCCGACGCCTTGTCCGTCGTCCCCGCgcctgacgccgccgccgcccccgcgcagCCGGCGGTCGCCAAGAAGCGGGGCAGCTACAACTGCGGCCGCTGCGGGCTCCCCAAGAAGGGCCACGTGTGCTCCATCCCCGGCCCCCCTGCCGCCGGGGCTGGGGCCGCGCCGGCCGCGGAGCACAAGCCGAGGCGCGCGCTCCACTTcgatgaggcggcggcggcggggggcgcgcTGGACGCGACGCCGGTGGCGGTGGCGTATCCGGCGCCGCACCGCCCCCCGGAGAAGAAGGCGAGGGTGGATGTGGTGGACGTGGATGATTCGGAGCCCGAGTCGGGTGCTGTCGTGAGGCAGGGGTTGGTGGCGGTCGGCTCCGGCGTGCGGGTGCCGGGGGAGGTGGTCATTGAGGTGCTCCGGCGGCTCGCCCCGAGGGCAGTCGCGGCGTCCGCGGCCGTCAGCCGCGGGTGGCGTGACTGCGCGAGGCGGGTCTGGCGGGGGGCCGAGGAGCTCCGCCTCCGCGCTGCCGGCGTTAGCACCATCGGGACGCTGCTGCCGCGGTGCCCCGCGCTGTCCAGGCTCGTGCTCCGCATGGAAAG TGATGTTGATGCCACAATGCTTGCATGCCTTGCATTTTCCTGCCCAAACATGCAATCTCTGGAGATAAGCATGGCTGATAGTGCAGTCAACCGGATGACTGG GGATGAGCTTACTAGATTTATTTCGGAGAAGAAGTCTCTCACAGTTCTTAAAGTAGATTGCTGTAGTGGTCTTGGTTTTCTTAATATAAACTCTACAAGCCTTTCAACCCTTTGGCTATCAGATCTTTCCTCCCTTACAAAATCT GTCATAAACTGTCCAAATTTGAGTGAACTCTCGCTGATTTTTTCCCAACAAGATAATGATTCTACTGACCTGATTAGTATGATGGATAGTCTGGGCCGCACCtgctcaaatttgagaaaattgcACATCTCCTCAATTCACTTGTGCAATGAAGCTGTGTTTGCTCTTGGGAGTGCTAATCTCAG GGGTTTGTGCATGCTGTCCTTGCTTCTAGGTAAAAAAATAACAGATGCAGCTGTTGCATCTATTGTTCGTTCTTTTACAAGCTTGGAGTTGCTTGATTTAAGCGG ATCTTGTATCACTGATAATGGGCTTGGGATGGTCAGCAAGGCATTCCCTGATACCCTAACTAGACTGCTCCTTGCGATGTGCCCAAATATCACCTCAT ATGGGGTCCAGGTGGCCACAGCGCAGTTGCCACTTCTTCAGCTCATGGACTGTGGCAAGAGCTTATGTGCCAATGTGCAGCCTGAAGCACCCCGATCATACTTTGGTGATCTCAATGGAGGGATTAGGTTTTGCTCGAAACTACAAATCACAAGGAAGCAGCAACCAACTTACCAAAAGTTGATTATAAAGCATGCTAATCTGAAGAAACTCAGTCTTTGGGGCTGTTCTGGAATAGAT GCCCTATGTGTAAATTGTCCAGAGCTGAATGATCTGAACCTCAACTCCTGCATAAATCTGAATCCAG AACGGTTGCTTCTTCAGTGTCCAAGCTTGAAAGATGTTCATGTCACTGGATGCCGTGATATGTTAATCGGAGCAATCAGAAACCAG GTTCTGAACGAGTTTGCAGCAGCCGAGCCTCGCATGCCTTGCAAGCGCCTTGCGGATGGCTCGAAGCGGGTGCAAGTCCCACAATTCATGCTAGAACAG CAGTTTGAGGACGAGAAATGGTGCGGCGAGTCGCGGCGAAGCCAGTGCGCGGTTCACATCTGA
- the LOC123110436 gene encoding putative uridine kinase C227.14 isoform X4 has protein sequence MELSGSVACPTAAQARLLRPPADLRRLASPRYTSCRSFAVRSKVTKAMPSLSVSFQPAFRQPVTRATWKKKHNIACYQRQGAPQIEAKSMEEVYDALAEHLLSVSKSIDNLDSKYIVGLAGPPGAGKSTVASEVVRRVNMHWSQKHAKDDSPNSNEDIATMLPMDGFHLYRSQLDAMEDPKEAHARRGAPWTFSPSLFLKCLQTLKEEGSVYAPSFDHGVGDPVENDIFVKPQHKIVIVEGNYLLLEEDVWREIRDMFDEKWFIDIDIDVSMQRVLQRHIGTGKEPDVAAWRISYNDRPNAELIMESKRAADLVIRSVDYSS, from the exons ATGGAGCTGTCGGGTTCCGTCGCCTGCCCCACGGCGGCTCAGGCGCGGCTGCTCCGGCCGCCGGCTGATCTTCGCCGGCTCGCCTCGCCTC GATACACATCTTGTAGGAGTTTCGCCGTGAGAAGCAAAGTGACCAAGGCAATGCCCTCACTGAGTGTGAGCTTTCAGCCCGCATTTCGTCAGCCAGTTACTCGGGCTACATGGAAGAAGAAGCACAAT ATTGCATGCTATCAGAGACAAGGAGCTCCACAGATAGAAGCCAA GTCAATGGAGGAAGTATATGATGCTTTGGCTGAGCACCTTCTTTCTGTCTCGAAGAGTATCGATAATCTTGATTCAAA ATATATTGTTGGTCTGGCTGGCCCACCTGGTGCAGGCAAGTCTACTGTTGCCTCTGAAGTGGTTCGACGCGTCAATATGCATTGGTCTCAGAAGCATGCAAAAGATGATTCACCGAATTCAAATGAAGATATTGCGACAATGCTTCCCATGGATGGTTTCCACCTTTACCGATCCCAGCTTGATGCAATGGAG GATCCAAAAGAAGCACATGCAAGAAGAGGAG CACCATGGACATTCAGTCCATCACTTTTTCTGAAATGCCTACAGACCCTAAAGGAAGAG GGGTCAGTTTATGCTCCATCATTCGATCATGGCGTTGGTGACCCAGTTGAGAATGACATATTTGTAAAGCCGCA GCACAAAATAGTGATCGTCGAAGGGAATTATTTATTACTGgaagaagatgtttggagggaaATTAGAGACATGTTCGATGAGAAATG GTTCATTGACATTGACATCGATGTCTCCATGCAAAGAGTGCTCCAGAGGCATATTGGCACAG GGAAAGAGCCAGATGTAGCAGCATGGCGG ATTTCGTACAATGACCGGCCGAATGCTGAGCTTATCATGGAGTCAAAAAGGGCTGCAGATCTTGTAATCAGATCGGTGGACTACTCAAGCTAG
- the LOC123110436 gene encoding putative uridine kinase C227.14 isoform X3: protein MELSGSVACPTAAQARLLRPPADLRRLASPPQRCNVPASSGYTSCRSFAVRSKVTKAMPSLSVSFQPAFRQPVTRATWKKKHNIACYQRQGAPQIEAKSMEEVYDALAEHLLSVSKSIDNLDSKYIVGLAGPPGAGKSTVASEVVRRVNMHWSQKHAKDDSPNSNEDIATMLPMDGFHLYRSQLDAMEDPKEAHARRGAPWTFSPSLFLKCLQTLKEEGSVYAPSFDHGVGDPVENDIFVKPQHKIVIVEGNYLLLEEDVWREIRDMFDEKWFIDIDIDVSMQRVLQRHIGTGKEPDVAAWRISYNDRPNAELIMESKRAADLVIRSVDYSS, encoded by the exons ATGGAGCTGTCGGGTTCCGTCGCCTGCCCCACGGCGGCTCAGGCGCGGCTGCTCCGGCCGCCGGCTGATCTTCGCCGGCTCGCCTCGCCTC CTCAAAGGTGCAATGTCCCTGCCTCTTCAGGATACACATCTTGTAGGAGTTTCGCCGTGAGAAGCAAAGTGACCAAGGCAATGCCCTCACTGAGTGTGAGCTTTCAGCCCGCATTTCGTCAGCCAGTTACTCGGGCTACATGGAAGAAGAAGCACAAT ATTGCATGCTATCAGAGACAAGGAGCTCCACAGATAGAAGCCAA GTCAATGGAGGAAGTATATGATGCTTTGGCTGAGCACCTTCTTTCTGTCTCGAAGAGTATCGATAATCTTGATTCAAA ATATATTGTTGGTCTGGCTGGCCCACCTGGTGCAGGCAAGTCTACTGTTGCCTCTGAAGTGGTTCGACGCGTCAATATGCATTGGTCTCAGAAGCATGCAAAAGATGATTCACCGAATTCAAATGAAGATATTGCGACAATGCTTCCCATGGATGGTTTCCACCTTTACCGATCCCAGCTTGATGCAATGGAG GATCCAAAAGAAGCACATGCAAGAAGAGGAG CACCATGGACATTCAGTCCATCACTTTTTCTGAAATGCCTACAGACCCTAAAGGAAGAG GGGTCAGTTTATGCTCCATCATTCGATCATGGCGTTGGTGACCCAGTTGAGAATGACATATTTGTAAAGCCGCA GCACAAAATAGTGATCGTCGAAGGGAATTATTTATTACTGgaagaagatgtttggagggaaATTAGAGACATGTTCGATGAGAAATG GTTCATTGACATTGACATCGATGTCTCCATGCAAAGAGTGCTCCAGAGGCATATTGGCACAG GGAAAGAGCCAGATGTAGCAGCATGGCGG ATTTCGTACAATGACCGGCCGAATGCTGAGCTTATCATGGAGTCAAAAAGGGCTGCAGATCTTGTAATCAGATCGGTGGACTACTCAAGCTAG
- the LOC123110437 gene encoding auxin-responsive protein IAA30, with amino-acid sequence MAADLGFEATELRLGLPGGGEGEARSSSGKRGFAETIDLKLKLEPAGEEAPAEEDRADVAVVAAAAAENQEETATDAGGGKMKRSPSQSSVVTTAALPDPAEKPRAPKAQVVGWPPVRSFRKNILAEKSSPAAAAAFVKVSMDGAPYLRKVDLNMYKTYQDLSKALEKMFSSFTIGNCGTPGMNGMNESKLMDLLNGSEYVPTYEDKDGDWMLVGDVPWEMFVESCKRLRIMKGSEAIGLAPRAMEKCKNRS; translated from the exons ATGGCGGCGGACCTGGGCTTCGAGGCGACCGAGCTCCGGCTCGGcctgcccggcggcggcgagggggaggcgAGGAGCTCCTCCGGCAAGAGGGGCTTCGCCGAGACCATCGACCTGAAGCTCAAGCTGGAGCCGGCCGGCGAGGAGGCGCCGGCCGAGGAGGATCGGGCCGACGTGGCCGTGGTCGCCGCCGCGGCGGCAGAGAACCAGGAGGAGACGGCGACCGACGCCGGCGGAGGGAAGATGAAGAGGTCGCCGAGCCAGAGCAGCGTCGTCACCACCGCCGCGCTGCCCGACCCCGCCGAGAAGCCGCGCGCTCCCAA GGCGCAGGTGGTGGGGTGGCCTCCGGTCCGGTCGTTCCGGAAGAACATCCTGGCGGAGAAGTcgtcgccggcggcagcggcggcgttcGTCAAGGTGAGCATGGACGGCGCGCCCTACCTGCGCAAGGTGGACCTCAACATGTACAAGACCTACCAGGACCTCTCCAAGGCCCTCGAGAAGATGTTCAGCTCCTTCACCATCG GAAACTGTGGAACTCCAGGGATGAACGGCATGAACGAGAGCAAGCTGATGGATCTTCTCAACGGATCCGAGTATGTTCCGACGTACGAGGACAAGGACGGCGACTGGATGCTCGTCGGCGACGTCCCATGGGA GATGTTCGTCGAGTCATGCAAGCGCCTTCGGATAATGAAGGGATCAGAAGCTATTGGCCTTG CACCAAGGGCGATGGAGAAATGCAAGAACAGGAGCTGA